The following coding sequences are from one Candidatus Nanopelagicus hibericus window:
- a CDS encoding aldo/keto reductase family protein, producing the protein MEYRRLGSTGMYVSEITYGNWITHGSQVEAEAANKCVRAALELGITTLDTADVYAGTRAESVLGKALKGVKRESYELFTKVYWPTGTGKNDRGLSRKHIMESCNASLKRLKTDYVDLYQAHRFDFETPLEETLGAFDDLIRSGKVLYIGFSEWNAEQIAQALKIQDEKGYYRFISSQPQYSMLWRVIESQVVPLSEKEGIGQIVWSPIAQGVLTGKYLPGKKAPAGSRATDKKGGANMISGFMKDEILEKVQKLIPIAAKVDLSPAQLAIAWVLQNPNVSSAIIGATKPSQIKENVKASGVKLDKSIMDEIDGVLTGVVTTDPSKTVSPKPRA; encoded by the coding sequence CACAAGTTGAGGCTGAAGCTGCCAATAAATGCGTCAGGGCTGCTCTTGAGCTAGGCATTACTACCTTAGACACCGCCGATGTTTATGCAGGCACCAGGGCTGAGAGTGTTTTAGGAAAAGCATTAAAAGGTGTCAAGCGTGAGTCATATGAGTTATTCACTAAAGTTTATTGGCCAACTGGTACCGGCAAGAATGATCGTGGACTTTCTCGCAAACATATTATGGAGTCTTGCAACGCATCCCTTAAGCGATTAAAAACTGATTATGTTGATCTCTATCAAGCTCATCGCTTTGATTTTGAAACTCCACTTGAGGAAACCTTAGGCGCATTTGATGACCTGATTAGAAGTGGAAAGGTTTTATACATTGGCTTCTCAGAGTGGAATGCCGAGCAAATTGCCCAAGCCTTAAAGATTCAGGATGAAAAGGGGTATTACCGATTTATCTCCAGCCAACCCCAGTACTCGATGCTTTGGCGGGTGATTGAATCCCAGGTTGTGCCACTTTCTGAAAAAGAGGGAATAGGTCAAATAGTTTGGTCTCCGATTGCTCAAGGTGTCTTAACTGGAAAGTATCTGCCAGGTAAAAAAGCACCGGCTGGATCTCGCGCAACCGATAAAAAAGGTGGTGCAAATATGATCTCTGGCTTTATGAAAGATGAGATTTTAGAGAAGGTACAAAAGTTAATTCCTATCGCAGCTAAGGTTGATTTAAGCCCAGCTCAACTGGCAATTGCTTGGGTTCTTCAAAATCCAAATGTATCTAGTGCAATTATTGGAGCAACTAAACCTTCTCAAATTAAAGAGAATGTGAAGGCATCGGGCGTTAAATTAGATAAATCCATAATGGATGAAATTGATGGCGTATTAACGGGTGTGGTTACTACTGATCCAAGTAAGACAGTTAGCCCTAAGCCAAGAGCCTAG
- a CDS encoding sialidase family protein, translated as MLLIKRSKWLTLSLVIVLTSLSVPTAAADPSDQFPSGPYNATLISDKILYPSLFGVSAGLPVADVSGVQLSNGTIRAYVFAQNQGIVIAESTDGKIFTKVGNAFGGDKGQGMPRVVKLSDGKFRMYNMSSGGISCSISSDGLNFTVEKADCISSSPYAGASNGLTGAGIVKLANGTYRAYFSDMVKAGTGPDPHQVYSATSTDGLTWSADSGIRVGPGTTSITRSAEHPAAVVHADGSVTLFYFDNEARPGKDSSGRQNMAMGQMGLWYSTSTDGGLTFSTENKINFPAPLSNSFGNDPDVFLDKDGSMILWAGGFENSLGGYIGAVKLTKGSASSAASTAPKPAPKNSKNVKFTCIKGKQKVTKTGVPVCPTGWKLLK; from the coding sequence ATGCTTTTAATTAAGCGAAGTAAATGGCTAACCCTTTCGTTGGTAATTGTATTAACTTCACTCTCTGTTCCTACTGCGGCCGCTGATCCATCAGATCAATTTCCATCTGGCCCATACAACGCAACATTAATTTCAGACAAAATTCTTTATCCAAGTCTTTTTGGAGTATCAGCCGGACTTCCAGTTGCGGATGTATCGGGTGTGCAATTGAGCAACGGCACTATCAGGGCGTATGTATTTGCCCAAAATCAGGGAATTGTGATTGCAGAATCAACAGATGGAAAAATCTTTACCAAAGTGGGAAATGCATTTGGTGGTGATAAAGGTCAAGGTATGCCTCGGGTCGTCAAATTAAGTGATGGCAAATTCAGAATGTATAACATGTCTTCTGGCGGGATTTCGTGTTCAATTTCATCAGATGGTTTGAACTTTACCGTTGAGAAAGCGGATTGTATTTCAAGCTCTCCATATGCTGGAGCTTCAAATGGGCTAACTGGTGCTGGCATTGTTAAATTGGCAAATGGAACTTATCGAGCCTATTTCTCAGATATGGTTAAAGCTGGAACTGGTCCTGACCCACATCAGGTTTACTCCGCTACATCTACCGATGGCTTAACTTGGAGTGCAGATTCGGGCATACGAGTCGGCCCTGGTACAACTTCAATTACTCGAAGCGCCGAGCATCCAGCCGCAGTTGTGCATGCCGATGGTTCAGTTACTTTATTTTATTTTGATAATGAAGCGCGCCCAGGAAAAGATTCTTCTGGCAGGCAAAATATGGCAATGGGTCAAATGGGACTTTGGTATTCAACCAGTACTGACGGTGGCCTAACTTTTTCAACTGAAAATAAAATAAATTTTCCAGCGCCGTTATCTAATAGTTTTGGAAACGATCCTGATGTTTTTCTTGATAAAGATGGATCAATGATTTTATGGGCTGGCGGATTTGAAAATTCATTGGGTGGGTATATCGGAGCGGTTAAGTTAACTAAAGGCTCTGCTAGTTCGGCCGCAAGCACAGCTCCAAAACCTGCGCCTAAGAATTCAAAAAATGTAAAATTCACCTGTATAAAAGGTAAGCAGAAAGTCACTAAAACCGGGGTACCCGTTTGCCCAACTGGTTGGAAATTACTTAAGTAA